The Pelagibius sp. CAU 1746 genomic sequence CAAGGGAGAGCACATAACGCTGGCGTCGGTTCACGACGCCCGCGCCTACGGCATTTCGGCGGTGTTCCAGGAGTTTTCCCTGATCCCGCAGATGACCGTGGAGGAGAACCTCTTTCTGGGTGCCGAGCCGACGCGCGGCGGCTTCATCGACCGGGCGCGTATTCGCCGCGAGTCGCTGGAGATCCTTGGGGAGCTGGGTTTCGCTCTGAAGCCCGAGCAGCGCGTCGACCGCTTGACGCGCGCCGAGCAGCAGATGGTCGAGATCGCCAAAGCCTTCCGGTCCGACCTTTCCGTCCTTATCCTCGACGAACCGACGGCCTCGCTCACGAACCACGAGACCGATCATCTCTTCGACCTGATCGGCCGCTTGACCAAGCGCGGCGTGGGGATCGTCTACATTACCCACCGCATGGCGGAAATCCGGCGCATCGGCGACCGTATTACAGTGCTGCGGGACGGACGCTACATCGACACCGTCGATGCCAAGACCACCTCCGAAGACGATCTGGTGCGCCTGATGACCGGCCGGGTCGTTGGCGGCATCTTCCCGCCGCTCGACCTCGCAGCCCCCGGCGACAAGGTTCTGGAGGTGCGCAACCTGACCACGCCCGACGAAACGGTCATCCAGGCCTCGATGAACGTGCGGGCCGGCGAGATCGTCGGCATGGCCGGCCTCGTCGGCTCCGGTAAATCGGAACTGATGCAGGCCTGCTTCGGTGCCGGCCCGATCGACTCCGGCAAAGTAGTACTGCGGGGCCGGGATATCACCGGACAGGGGCCGCGCCGCAACATCCGCGATGGTTTTCTCTACTTGCCCGCCGACCGGCGCAGCGAGGGCCTGATGATGATGCGCTCGGTGCGTGAGAACGTCGCGCTGGCCTCACTCGGCATCGCACCCTTTTCCAACGGCATTGTTCTCGACCGCGCCGGCGAAACGCGGACGGTCGCCGCGCTGGCGGAACGCCTGAATCTCGCGCCGCTGCGCATCGAGCGGGCCGTGGATCACTTTTCCGGCGGCAACCAACAAAAAGTGATGTTGGCCCGCAGCCTGACGCGCGCCTACGATCTCATCGTCTTCGATGAGCCGACTGTCGGCGTCGATGTCGGCACCCGGGCGTCGATCTACGAATTCATCGTCGGGCTCGCGCGCAGCGGTGTCGGCATTGTTCTGATCTCCTCCGACCTGCCCGAAATCCTCCACCTGACCACCCGCGCCTACGTCTTCTATCGCGGCCGCGTTCAGGCTGAGCTGCGCGCAGGAGAGCTGACGGAGGAGAATGTGCTCGCCCATTTCTTCGAGAGGGAGGCCGCATGATGGCCAAGGACACCGCGGCCGCACGGCCAAGGGGCGGCGCAGGCGATGCGGCCAAGCGGCTCTTCGTCAAGCTCGGCATTCTGCCGTTCCTGCTGGTGATCGCCGTGGTGGTGTTCACGCTGATGTCCGACAATTTCCTGACGCCGCGCAACCTGATGAACGTGCTGCGTCAATCGGTCTATCTGATGATCGTCTCGCTGGGACAGATGATGGCTCTCTTGACCGGCGGCTTCGACCTCTCGGTCGGCACCATCGTGGCGCTGTCCTCGGTCGTGGGGGCAATGGCCATGGCAGCTAGTTTTGCCGCGGCACCCGATGCGGTGTGGCTGGCGATCGCCGTTGGCTGCTTCGCCGGCATTGCCGCCGGCGTCGCCATCGGCGTCGTCAACGGCATCGGCGTCGCCTTCTTCAACGTCTCCCCCTTCATGATGTCGCTCGGTATGGCCTCGGTCGGTTTCGGCATCGCGCTCTACCTGACCGGCGGCGTGCCGGTCTACGGCATGCCCCAGGCCTTCGGCGACGTTCTGGGATTCGGCATGTTGTTCGGAATCCCGGCGCCTGTCTATGTCGCGGCGCTGCTCGCCGTGGCGCTCTATGCTTTCCTCTACCGGACTCCGCAAGGGCGCTATTTCTATGCCGTCGGCGGCAACCTGAAAGCCGCCGCGCTGTCGGGAATCAATGCCACTGGAACTCTGTTTTTCACCTATGTGCTCTGCGCCTTCTTCGCGGCCGTGGCCGGCATGCTTCTGACCGCGCGGCTGGATACGGGCGAGGCCAATATCGGTGCCTCGATGCCGCTTGAGTCCATTGCCGCCTGCGTTATCGCCGGGGTGAGTCTGCGCGGCGGCGTCGGCCGTCTGGAGAATGTGGTTCTCGGCGCTCTGTTCATCGGCTTGGTGCAGAACGGCATGAACCTGGCGCGCATCGAATCCTATTTGCAGACAGTCGTATTGGGCACTCTTTTGATACTAGCGGTCATCGCCGATCAGATCCGGCTCCGCTATGTCGCCTCGCTCAAAGACTAAGGAGAAAGAGAGTATGCCTGTCGATATTAACTGCGACATGGGCGAGAGCTTCGGTCTTTATAAAATGGGCGATGACGAAGGCATGATGCCTTACATCACGCAGGCCAACGTCGCCTGCGGCTTTCATGGATCGGACCCGAATCACATGCGGCGCACAGTGGAGCTTGCGCTGGCCCACGGCGTGAAGGTGGGCGCGCACTTCTCGCTGCCCGACCTGCCGGGCTTCGGCCGGCGGGAGATGAAGATCGACCGGGAAGAGATGGCGAACATCATCATCTATCAAGTCGGCGCATTGAAAGGCTTCCTGGAGGCAGCCGGGATGACCTTGTCGCATATGAAGCCGCACGGCGCTCTTTACGGCATGGCGGCCCAGCAGGAGCCGATTGCGCACGCCGTTGCCGATGTCGCCGAGATTTACAAGGTTCCGGTACTAGGGATGGCCGCTACGCTGCACGAGCAGGTATGCGCCGATCGCGGTATTTCGTTCCAAGCCGAGTTCTTTGCCGATCTCGGCTACGACGACGACGGCAGATTGCTGATCACTCGCAAGCACGATGCCGTCGATCCGGGTATGGCCGCCGCGCGCTGTGTCCAGGCGGTGCGCGAAGGTGCGATCAAGTCCATCAACGGCAAGTCTCTTTCCGTACGCGCCGAGACGATCTGCGTTCATTCGGACACCCCCAATGCTATCGACGTTGCCAAGGCGGTGCGGAAGGCGGTCAGCGAGCTGGAAGCCGCCTGACAAGGCGCCCAATAGAAAAAGGAGAACATGCCATGGCGAGGCACGAGGTTAAGTCCCCCATTCCGGGGACCTTCTATCGAAAGCCGGCACCGGATCAGCCGCCCTACAAGGAGGTCGGCGACGCCGTTGCCAAGGGCGACACCCTGGGCTTGGTTGAGGTCATGAAGACCTACGTCGAGGTGAAGGCCGATGACGACGGAACGGTCGCAAGCTTTCCCATCGGTGACTCCGAGCCGGTGATGGCCGGTCAAACCATCGCTGAGCTGGACTGATGCCAGCCGTTACAAGGTCCATTAAGAAGTTGCTGATCGCCAACCGCGGCGAGATCGCGGTGCGGATCGTCCGCGCCGCGCAGGACCTCGGTATTGCCACGGTCCAGGTTCACAGCGACGCGGATGCCGACAGCCGCGCCGTACAGTTGGCCGACGAAGCGGTGAACATCGGCCCGCCGCAGGCGGCGAAGTCCTACCTGGATATGGAGGCGATCCTGGCTGCGGCCCGCCAGACCGGGGCCGACGCGGTCCATCCGGGTTATGGATTTCTTGCCGAGAACGCAGACTTCGCCGACGCGGTCGCAGCGGCCGGATTGATCTTTGTCGGTCCCAGCGGGGACACCATCCGGCTGATGGGCGACAAGGCCGCCGCCCGCGCCGAAGCCAAGAAGGCCGGGGTGCCGACCGTGCCGGGCAACGACGGACTTCTGGGCGATATGGATGCAGCGGTGGCGCTGGCCGAGGATATCGGCTTTCCGGTGATGATCAAGGCGGCGGCCGGCGGCGGCGGCCGCGGCATCCGCGTGGCCGGCGATGCGTCGGAGTTCCGCGCCCTCGCACCGCAGGCTTCCGCAGAAGCCAAGGCGGCCTTCGGCGACGGCGGCATCTATGTCGAGAAGGTCGTCGAGCGGGCCCGCCACATTGAGGTGCAGGTGCTGGGAGACGGCATGGATGTCGTGCACTTCTACGAGCGTGAATGCTCCCTGCAGCGCCGCCGCCAGAAGGTCTGGGAAGAAGCGCCCTCGGCGGTGCTGGCCGACTCGGCGCGGGAGTCTCTTTGCGCTGCGGCGG encodes the following:
- a CDS encoding sugar ABC transporter ATP-binding protein; the protein is MSTSQAAVQGGGPSPSASPLLQTIAVTKDYPGVRALDGVDFDLRAGEVHVLFGENGAGKSTLISILAGANQPSAGRILIKGEHITLASVHDARAYGISAVFQEFSLIPQMTVEENLFLGAEPTRGGFIDRARIRRESLEILGELGFALKPEQRVDRLTRAEQQMVEIAKAFRSDLSVLILDEPTASLTNHETDHLFDLIGRLTKRGVGIVYITHRMAEIRRIGDRITVLRDGRYIDTVDAKTTSEDDLVRLMTGRVVGGIFPPLDLAAPGDKVLEVRNLTTPDETVIQASMNVRAGEIVGMAGLVGSGKSELMQACFGAGPIDSGKVVLRGRDITGQGPRRNIRDGFLYLPADRRSEGLMMMRSVRENVALASLGIAPFSNGIVLDRAGETRTVAALAERLNLAPLRIERAVDHFSGGNQQKVMLARSLTRAYDLIVFDEPTVGVDVGTRASIYEFIVGLARSGVGIVLISSDLPEILHLTTRAYVFYRGRVQAELRAGELTEENVLAHFFEREAA
- a CDS encoding ABC transporter permease encodes the protein MAKDTAAARPRGGAGDAAKRLFVKLGILPFLLVIAVVVFTLMSDNFLTPRNLMNVLRQSVYLMIVSLGQMMALLTGGFDLSVGTIVALSSVVGAMAMAASFAAAPDAVWLAIAVGCFAGIAAGVAIGVVNGIGVAFFNVSPFMMSLGMASVGFGIALYLTGGVPVYGMPQAFGDVLGFGMLFGIPAPVYVAALLAVALYAFLYRTPQGRYFYAVGGNLKAAALSGINATGTLFFTYVLCAFFAAVAGMLLTARLDTGEANIGASMPLESIAACVIAGVSLRGGVGRLENVVLGALFIGLVQNGMNLARIESYLQTVVLGTLLILAVIADQIRLRYVASLKD
- a CDS encoding LamB/YcsF family protein is translated as MPVDINCDMGESFGLYKMGDDEGMMPYITQANVACGFHGSDPNHMRRTVELALAHGVKVGAHFSLPDLPGFGRREMKIDREEMANIIIYQVGALKGFLEAAGMTLSHMKPHGALYGMAAQQEPIAHAVADVAEIYKVPVLGMAATLHEQVCADRGISFQAEFFADLGYDDDGRLLITRKHDAVDPGMAAARCVQAVREGAIKSINGKSLSVRAETICVHSDTPNAIDVAKAVRKAVSELEAA
- a CDS encoding acetyl-CoA carboxylase encodes the protein MARHEVKSPIPGTFYRKPAPDQPPYKEVGDAVAKGDTLGLVEVMKTYVEVKADDDGTVASFPIGDSEPVMAGQTIAELD
- a CDS encoding acetyl-CoA carboxylase biotin carboxylase subunit, whose translation is MPAVTRSIKKLLIANRGEIAVRIVRAAQDLGIATVQVHSDADADSRAVQLADEAVNIGPPQAAKSYLDMEAILAAARQTGADAVHPGYGFLAENADFADAVAAAGLIFVGPSGDTIRLMGDKAAARAEAKKAGVPTVPGNDGLLGDMDAAVALAEDIGFPVMIKAAAGGGGRGIRVAGDASEFRALAPQASAEAKAAFGDGGIYVEKVVERARHIEVQVLGDGMDVVHFYERECSLQRRRQKVWEEAPSAVLADSARESLCAAAVALAKAVDYKGAGTVEFLYDDDSGAFYFIEMNTRIQVEHPVTEMICGVDLVAEMIAIADGQKLRLRQDEIQRRGHAIEVRLNAEDPANNFMPFPGVVGALSVPAGPGVRFDHMLYPGYAVPPFYDSLLGKLIVWAEDRPAALRRLSRALAELRIEGLPTTAPLFQALLDSEELRSSAVHTRWLEHWLDQNIDLIRQKGGRAA